From a single Leopardus geoffroyi isolate Oge1 chromosome E1, O.geoffroyi_Oge1_pat1.0, whole genome shotgun sequence genomic region:
- the SLC9A3R1 gene encoding Na(+)/H(+) exchange regulatory cofactor NHE-RF1 encodes MSADAAAGAPLPRLCCLEKGPNGYGFHLHGEKGKVGQFIRLVEPGSPAEKSGLLAGDRLVEVNGENVEKETHQQVVSRIRAALNAVRLLVVDPETDERLQKLGVQVREELLRAQDGPGQAEPPAATEVQGAGSENEPQAAAPEPREVEKSCPERRELRPRLCTMKKGANGYGFNLHSDKSKPGQFIRAVDPDSPAEASGLRAQDRIVEVNGVCMEGKQHADVVSAIKAGGDETKLLVVDKETDEFFKKCKVTPSQEHLNGPLPEPFTNGEIRKENSREVLAEVASESPRSALARSASSDTSEELNSQDSPRKQDSTAPSSTSSSSDPILDFNISLAVAKERAHQKRSNKRAPQMDWSKKNELFSNF; translated from the exons ATGAGCGCGGACGCGGCGGCCGGGGCGCCCCTACCCCGGCTCTGCTGCCTAGAGAAGGGTCCGAACGGCTACGGCTTCCACCTGCACGGGGAGAAGGGCAAGGTGGGCCAGTTCATCCGGCTGGTGGAGCCCGGTTCGCCAGCCGAGAAGTCGGGGCTGCTGGCCGGAGACCGGCTGGTGGAAGTGAACGGCGAGAACGTAGAGAAAGAGACCCACCAGCAGGTGGTGAGCCGCATCCGCGCCGCGCTCAACGCAGTGCGCCTGCTGGTGGTCGACCCCGAGACGGACGAGCGACTGCAGAAGCTGGGTGTCCAGGTCCGGGAGGAGCTGCTGCGAGCCCAAGACGGGCCCGGGCAGGCCGAGCCGCCGGCCGCCACCGAGGTGCAGGGGGCTGGTAGCGAAAATGAGCCGCAGGCCGCCGCGCCAGAACCGCGCGAGGTGGAGAAGAGCTGTCCGGAGCGG CGTGAGCTTCGGCCTCGGCTCTGCACCATGAAGAAGGGTGCCAATGGCTACGGCTTCAACTTGCACAGCGATAAGTCCAAGCCAGGCCAGTTCATCCGGGCAGTGGACCCAGACTCACCTGCCGAGGCCTCGGGGCTCCGGGCTCAGGACCGCATCGTGGAG GTGAACGGGGTCTGTATGGAGGGCAAGCAGCACGCAGATGTGGTATCTGCCATCAAGGCTGGTGGGGATGAGACCAAACTGCTGGTGGTAGACAAGGAAACCGATGAGTTCTTCAAGAAATGCAAAGTGACCCCGTCTCAGGAGCATCTGAACG GTCCCCTGCCCGAGCCCTTTACCAATGGGGAGATCCGGAAG GAGAACAGCCGTGAAGTCCTGGCTGAGGTAGCATCTGAGAGCCCCAGATCAGCCCTGGCCAGATCCGCCTCCAGTGATACCAGTGAGGAG CTGAATTCCCAAGACAGCCCCAGGAAACAGGACTCCACAGCACCCTCGTCTACCTCTTCCTCCTCCGACCCCATCCTGGACTTCAACATCTCCCTGGCCGTGGCCAAAGAGAGGGCTCACCAGAAGCGCAGCAACAAGCGGGCTCCGCAGATGGACTGGAGCAAGAAAAACGAACTCTTCAGCAACTTCTGA
- the RAB37 gene encoding ras-related protein Rab-37 isoform X4: MLLGDSGVGKTCFLIQFKDGAFLSGTFIATVGIDFRNKVVTVDGVRVKLQIWDTAGQERFRSVTHAYYRDAQALLLLYDITNKSSFDNIRAWLTEIHEYAQRDVVIMLLGNKADVSSERVIRSEDGETLAREYGVPFMETSAKTGMNVELAFLAIAKELKYRALWQPDGPSFQIRDFVESQKKRPSCCSVL, translated from the exons ATGCTTCTGGGAGACTCAGGCGTTGGCAAAACCTGTTTCCTGATCCAATTCAAAGACGGGGCCTTCCTGTCCGGGACCTTCATAGCCACCGTCGGCATAGACTTCAGG AACAAAGTGGTGACTGTGGATGGTGTCAGGGTGAAGCTGCAG ATCTGGGATACCGCCGGGCAAGAGCGGTTCCGCAGCGTCACCCATGCCTACTATCGAGATGCCCAGG CCTTGCTCCTGCTGTACGACATCACCAACAAATCTTCCTTCGACAACATCCGG GCCTGGCTCACTGAGATTCACGAGTATGCCCAGAGGGATGTGGTGATCATGCTGCTTGGCAACAAG GCAGATGTGAGCAGTGAAAGGGTGATCCGTTCGGAGGACGGAGAGACACTGGCCAGG GAGTACGGTGTTCCCTTCATGGAGACCAGCGCCAAGACGGGCATGAATGTGGAGTTAGCCTTTCTGGCCATTGCCAA GGAGCTGAAATACAGAGCCCTGTGGCAGCCCGATGGGCCCAGCTTCCAGATCCGAGACTTtgtggagtcccagaagaaacGGCCCAGCTGCTGCTCCGTCTTGTGA